The genomic region TtaacgagaaaaaaaaatatatatagggtAGTTTCAGGTATTTATCACTAAGATCTGCATTTTTTTGAGAATTTaagttgtcaaaaaaaaaaaacacttaaataaGGCCAAAATTGACCTTGACCCCAGTCCaactcagtggttttcaaagtggtggCTGAGGACCCTTGGGTGGCCGCGAAGTAGAGCAAGGGGGTCCAtgacagaacaaaaaaaagataaattaatgtacaccaaaataaacaattaAGCTCaataatattcccattagttaagattTAGGTAAtgaacattactactattatcattattttatatatcccaatggggcaGTAGCACACTTAGAGATTTATATAGCCTACTGAAGAGTagactagatcagtgtttctcaacctttttctaggcaaggcaccctttcaattcatgaaaaatttcaaggcaccccaaaccaacaagccgtaacatgacatcgcatccgataccacacaagtttagaaaagtaacacatttggagatgtcacacgacctacgttcgaagttgcagctgactggggcgacctatatttactttattgtgcataaatggcagatgaaagattccactgactagcattaacttatcaatttagacaaatatgtattatataatttatttatcagtcaggtttccgtggcacccctgttgagaaacactggactagataACCAGAGGGCACTGGATAGGCCTCTTTTTTGGCTGATTACTAACGGGAATTCCCATAGGCTAATCGAAACTGAAAGCAAATTTTTACTTTCAAGCTGGGCTTTCTTGTTAACTGAAAGGGAACGCGGTTCAGTCCAAGCCCAATGATGTGTGGGCATAAACAATAGCGTTTATTCACCGGAACTTGTTTTATTGCGTTTCGCTAGTTCCAGCATTAAGGATGCGCTCCGTCTGGTTTTTCATTTTGTCGGTGGCCATTGATGCTTTAATATGTTTGGCTgatcatcgattttcaaatcgAAATTCGAATAGTTTATTACGCGAATGGGTTGTGTCTGGGATACGGTGGTTAATTTTACAAGTTGTGATAAAGAATGACTCTTGTCGTGCTCTGCAGCGATGGGTTACAACTCATTGCTTCCTCGCGCCAGTGTTTTTTACCGGGCGCATGGTGATGCTTGGGAGCTTTGCACTTGAAAAGTCATGGGTTTGGTTATTGAACTTTTTGGTCGCCGCATTGGCTTGTTTATTTTGGGAGATGTCATGGCCTGACAAAAGTTACCAGGAAAATggagaaaagacaagacaaacagCGCGGGCTCTCTTCAAGCGGGTTTTAATTCTGTACAGACCGGACTACCTGCTGCTTTTTGGAGCCTTCGTCTTCCTTTCATTGGCTGTTTTATGTAAGTACCAAAAACCGACTTTTCACTCGTTACATATGCAATTGTCATTTATAAACAGATATCAGATCTCTAACCTCCACAACGTCTCCCCCCTCTTCCCTACTTGTGCGTCTAGGTGAGATGTTCATTCCCTTTTACACTGGACGGGTGATTGACATCCTGAAGTCGCAGTATCACTGGAATGACTTCCTTACAGCTATCATGCTTATGGGCTTTTTTTCTTTAGGAAGGTTAGTGTGCTGAAATGCAAAgtgagtgtgtaggcctacccaggTACAAATCCAGTTGTGCAGATGCGCAGTATACGTTTTGTGCaacagacagtaggcctacaagtagcCTATTTGCAAGGTTGCCATGTTGATTTGTTGTGTGTAGCTTTCTGGCCTTAAAAATcagtagaatttagttcaaattgagcTAGATGTGTTGCTTCTGGCGGGTTTTGGTCATTTATTGGGCTAGGAATCATCTGGCAAATGCAACCCTTGTCGCCCTTTCCATTAACCCTTATGTTGCTCTATCTAGCTCCGTCAGTGCAGGCTGCCGTGGAGGCCTCTTCATGTGTGCCATCAACAGCTTCAACTGCAGAGTCAGAGTCAAGTTATTCAGGTCCCTCGTTGGTCAGGAAATTGGCTTTTATGAGACCACGAAGACAGGTGGGTCAACTGTTTATACAATACAACAGGCATATTGTATTATTCACATCCTAATAGAATTGTAGGTAGCCTACATTTCAATATTACTCCCGTCCTTGATCTGTTCTTGTGGCCTCGCGCTTCGCTGACGCCCTGCCTTCatggagaaaacagtaaagttaccctgctgtcagcctagccacaccaagtgcaagggaggacgggagtcaggataATGGAGAGAACTCAAAGTAGGCTACAATGCCTATATTTACATAATATACTATACCTAGTGTTTAGGCTGCACTTGTAAAGCCAAAGGATATGATGTGTGTAGCGCAGAGCTTACATTTTCTGTATATTTTTGGCAGGTGACCTAACTTCCAGGTTATCTACTGACACAGACCTGATGGCCCGTGCAGTGGCTATGAATGTCAATGTTCTGCTGCGGACATTCATCAAGACTCTGGGCATGCTGTCCTTAATGGTCAGCCTGTCTTGGAAGCTCACTGTGCTAATGCTGTTGGAGACACCAATAACAGGCTTCCTGCAGAACATATATGACACTTTCTACCAGGTAGATATGCTCCTCAGACACCCCCTGAGGTTAATTGCATGTGAGAAGGGATTTCGCAGGGGTAACATTATACACGATACAAAACAGGGCAAGGACAGAGAGGAACGTcttttgttttaaaaacaaatgGACCACCCAACTAACAGATATGTGATATCCGTCTCAACACCATGTCTTTGGTGCTGACTGAGGAATGTCCACATGTGTCCACCATTTTCCTTTTCATCAGTTTCCCGGATGAGTACTTCtgtaatatgtttttttttctgtctgtgtccatTAGAAACTGGTTCAGGAAGTGCAGGATTCCATGGCACAAGCCAACGATGCAGCAGCAGAGGCGGTTTCTGGCATCCGCACTGTGAGAGGGTTCAAAACAGAGAAGAGCGAATCACATCGCTACAATAACCAACTGATGGAAATTCACAACTTGAAGACCAAAAGGGATACTGTCAGAGCAGTGTACGTCATTGTTCGAAGGGTATAGCTTTCTCAGTTGATTTGACATGTATGCTTTATTGTTGACTTAATCTTAATCGCAATCAGGAATACAATATGTGTTGTTACATGCTTAAACAGTTCTACAAAACTCAATAATATTAGGATATTCATTTCAGATAAGAATAGCTTAAAAATAACGTAGGTGTGTTTCTTTGTAGCTCACTGAGCTTGGCATGAAGGTGGCCATGCTGTACTATGGCAGACTGATCATCCAGTCAGGAGAGATGACCACAGGCAACCTGGTGTCCTTCATCCTCTACCAGTCCGACCTGGCAGACAACATTAGAGTAAGTTTGGTCAACAAGTTAtgtgttttaagtgtttttgaaTGAAAGACACAGGTTATCAGAATTAGCACCTATATTCTTGTGTTTTACtagcccattgatgctggatgttgcgttgcggttgcgcaacattggccctggtgcctcgAGCTGCacgacgcaacattcaggctcatgagatttgagacaactttgttAACAATCTCTGTTTGTTTAAGATGAATAAACACAAtcaaatgaaagatgagggtcttagcatttatatgcaacttattgcatgtttttatgcgcTTCAGTggctgagatatgtaggtttttataggcttagggcagcttttcttaaaaagggctcaggcattcagcacccttttttgcaggtgcctaaagctagatttatgcttcggacgcagagGCTctgtccgtcttctgtctgtgcgaggcCACGCCccctcgcagaggctctgcgcccgtcgtcgagcgcctcgaaaaaattctaactatccgtcggacggacgcggaggacgcagacaaaaaggcgctatgattggtcgtctcgccacttccttgttctgttcttgtggcagcgcaatgccagtagtttgc from Engraulis encrasicolus isolate BLACKSEA-1 unplaced genomic scaffold, IST_EnEncr_1.0 scaffold_150_np1212, whole genome shotgun sequence harbors:
- the LOC134442398 gene encoding antigen peptide transporter 2-like, whose protein sequence is MRSVWFFILSVAIDALICLADHRFSNRNSNSLLREWVVSGIRWLILQVVIKNDSCRALQRWVTTHCFLAPVFFTGRMVMLGSFALEKSWVWLLNFLVAALACLFWEMSWPDKSYQENGEKTRQTARALFKRVLILYRPDYLLLFGAFVFLSLAVLCEMFIPFYTGRVIDILKSQYHWNDFLTAIMLMGFFSLGSSVSAGCRGGLFMCAINSFNCRVRVKLFRSLVGQEIGFYETTKTGDLTSRLSTDTDLMARAVAMNVNVLLRTFIKTLGMLSLMVSLSWKLTVLMLLETPITGFLQNIYDTFYQKLVQEVQDSMAQANDAAAEAVSGIRTVRGFKTEKSESHRYNNQLMEIHNLKTKRDTVRAVYVIVRRLTELGMKVAMLYYGRLIIQSGEMTTGNLVSFILYQSDLADNIRTLIYIFGDMLNSVSAAGKVIEYLDRKPQVNTEGTLQPDVLKGHVQFHNLTFTYPSRPDQKVLK